One genomic segment of Ignavibacteriales bacterium includes these proteins:
- a CDS encoding helix-hairpin-helix domain-containing protein: MKMSTMIITLEVLLSPYLTGMEEGDTLRTPLQAGYEHLLEFGSEEGSVSAMLEVLDGMKDTPLDLNLASGAELEQIPGLGPIIASRIVTRRTSRPFRNTEELAEIQGIAPDLLRAVAPFVTVKRRGAPIANRFLVRTRAARNGIGQSGTGQGLYPGSLEKLYTKFVARIEGLSASDQDEMNGLARASPSLTLGLVTEKDPGEKNYLDFVGGHLCASIPEISARIVLGDFVFEAGQGLVFWRASGFSKGSEATAGIARNGVGFRPSFSTDQAWTFRGAAAEVELRPAVVSAFYSNKPLDAGCDSDGVVTRFDVDGLHRTDHEIEERNRVREMACGARVRVDMLEGLQVGVSALATRFDKPVRLPGLGGFHGNGSSSFGVDVGLTLSGLRVFGEGAQD; this comes from the coding sequence ATGAAAATGTCAACCATGATCATAACTTTGGAGGTTCTTCTTTCCCCATACCTGACCGGGATGGAAGAAGGTGATACACTTCGCACTCCTTTGCAGGCAGGATACGAACATCTCCTTGAGTTCGGCTCGGAAGAGGGGAGCGTGTCTGCAATGCTCGAGGTTCTCGACGGGATGAAGGATACTCCGCTCGACCTGAATCTGGCAAGCGGGGCCGAACTGGAACAAATCCCCGGTCTCGGACCGATCATCGCCAGCAGAATTGTGACTCGCAGGACCAGCAGGCCGTTCCGGAACACAGAGGAACTGGCCGAAATTCAAGGGATCGCACCCGATCTACTCAGGGCCGTCGCACCCTTTGTCACTGTGAAGCGGAGGGGCGCACCCATCGCAAATCGGTTCCTCGTGCGGACGCGGGCGGCGCGGAATGGCATTGGACAATCGGGAACGGGACAAGGTTTGTACCCTGGTTCGTTGGAAAAGCTCTACACCAAATTCGTGGCACGCATCGAGGGATTGTCAGCCAGCGATCAGGACGAGATGAATGGCCTGGCTCGAGCGTCTCCGTCGTTGACCCTCGGGCTTGTGACGGAAAAAGATCCCGGGGAGAAGAACTACCTCGATTTTGTCGGCGGTCATCTCTGTGCGTCAATTCCCGAGATCTCTGCGCGGATTGTGCTCGGGGATTTCGTGTTCGAGGCCGGCCAGGGTCTTGTGTTCTGGAGAGCATCCGGATTCTCGAAGGGGAGCGAAGCGACTGCCGGAATTGCCCGGAACGGTGTTGGCTTCCGACCTTCGTTTTCGACCGACCAGGCATGGACCTTTCGGGGTGCGGCGGCGGAGGTTGAACTGCGTCCGGCCGTTGTCTCAGCGTTCTACTCCAACAAACCACTGGATGCGGGGTGCGACAGCGATGGGGTGGTCACACGGTTCGACGTCGACGGTTTGCACAGGACAGACCATGAAATTGAAGAGAGGAACAGGGTTCGGGAAATGGCGTGTGGAGCGCGAGTGAGGGTTGATATGTTGGAGGGGTTGCAGGTGGGAGTATCTGCACTTGCGACCAGATTCGACAAACCTGTACGACTCCCGGGTCTCGGTGGTTTTCACGGAAACGGGTCTTCATCGTTCGGAGTGGACGTTGGTCTCACGCTTTCTGGGTTGCGCGTTTTTGGCGAAGGAGCTCAGGACTA